Proteins encoded together in one Vibrio metoecus window:
- a CDS encoding carbohydrate ABC transporter permease — protein sequence MLLSQTFKAPNVSVSWIVMGSTQLAHKHWITGGVFFAIQCLFILYLPDLATALKGLISLGDVAQTRQGFKVIQGDNSIFMLVEGVIALLFLFLVIIAYVMNVRHAQTCEPCRLTVRQQLKAIYDEKFAFIVLSPAFIASIAFIIMPIAITVLVSFTNYSAPHHIPPKNLVDWVGFKNFLTLFELKIWSSTFVGVATWTVIWAIAATICTCGFGFILALALENRNIKAKKLWRFVFILPYAIPAFVTLLMFRLLLNGIGPVNATLNAWGFESVAFLSDPYLAKLTVIAVSVWVGAPYFMLLISGALTNIPRDLYEASEVDGASKFQQFREITLPMVLHQVAPSLVMTFAHNFNNFGAIFLLTEGGPINPEYRFAGHTDILITWIYKLTLDFQQYQIASVISIVIFLFLSVIAIWQFRRMKSFKDDVGM from the coding sequence ATGTTGTTGTCGCAAACCTTCAAAGCACCCAATGTGTCGGTATCCTGGATTGTCATGGGCTCAACACAATTGGCGCATAAACATTGGATTACTGGCGGAGTTTTCTTCGCCATTCAATGCCTGTTTATTCTCTACCTGCCCGATTTAGCTACCGCACTCAAAGGCTTAATATCACTGGGAGATGTAGCCCAGACTCGTCAGGGTTTTAAAGTGATCCAAGGGGATAACTCCATCTTTATGTTGGTGGAAGGGGTTATCGCCCTACTGTTCCTCTTCTTAGTTATCATCGCTTACGTGATGAACGTTCGTCATGCGCAAACATGTGAACCATGCCGATTGACTGTACGTCAGCAACTTAAAGCAATCTACGACGAAAAATTCGCCTTTATTGTTTTATCGCCAGCATTCATTGCCAGTATCGCTTTCATCATCATGCCGATTGCGATCACCGTGTTGGTCTCATTCACCAACTACTCTGCGCCGCATCATATTCCGCCGAAAAATCTGGTCGATTGGGTCGGTTTTAAAAACTTTCTTACCCTATTTGAGCTAAAGATCTGGTCGAGTACTTTTGTAGGTGTAGCGACGTGGACGGTTATCTGGGCGATTGCAGCGACCATTTGTACTTGTGGTTTTGGCTTTATCCTTGCGTTGGCGCTGGAAAATCGCAACATCAAAGCAAAGAAGCTTTGGCGTTTTGTGTTTATCTTGCCTTATGCCATTCCCGCGTTTGTTACGCTACTGATGTTCCGTTTACTGCTCAACGGTATTGGGCCTGTGAACGCGACGCTCAATGCGTGGGGATTTGAGTCAGTTGCTTTCCTCTCTGATCCGTACTTAGCCAAGTTAACGGTCATTGCGGTCAGTGTCTGGGTTGGTGCGCCCTACTTTATGCTATTGATCTCTGGCGCCTTAACCAATATTCCCCGCGATTTGTACGAAGCAAGCGAAGTCGATGGTGCCAGTAAATTTCAACAATTTCGTGAAATCACGCTGCCGATGGTCTTACATCAAGTCGCGCCATCGCTAGTGATGACCTTTGCCCACAACTTCAATAATTTCGGTGCGATATTTTTGCTCACCGAAGGCGGTCCAATCAATCCAGAATACCGATTTGCAGGCCATACCGACATTCTGATCACTTGGATTTATAAATTAACCTTGGACTTCCAGCAGTACCAAATCGCCTCCGTGATTTCGATTGTGATCTTTTTGTTCTTGTCGGTAATCGCTATCTGGCAATTCCGCCGTATGAAATCCTTTAAAGACGATGTAGGAATGTAA
- a CDS encoding sugar ABC transporter permease, which yields MDKLLTKLATAIVYLFLTINAILVLGPVLWTVLASFKPGNNLFSSSFGEFAFTLDHYKALFTDTPYLEWYKNTFLLATANMLISLVVVTMTAFVFSRYRFQGKRNVLMSILVLQMFPAFLSMTAIYILLSKMGLIDTYIGLLFVYVTGSLPFMTWLVKGYFDAIPTSLDEAAKIDGAGHMTIFLEIILPLAKPILVFVALVSFTGPWMDFILPTLILRSEEKMTLAIGIFSWITSNSAENFTLFAAGSLLVAVPITLLFVITQKHITTGLVSGAVKE from the coding sequence ATGGATAAACTACTGACTAAACTCGCGACTGCTATCGTCTATTTGTTTCTCACCATCAATGCCATCCTCGTTTTAGGACCCGTGTTGTGGACGGTTTTAGCCTCCTTTAAGCCGGGCAATAACCTCTTCAGCTCCTCATTTGGTGAGTTCGCTTTTACGCTCGACCATTACAAAGCTCTGTTTACCGATACGCCGTATTTAGAGTGGTACAAGAACACCTTCTTACTTGCTACCGCCAACATGTTGATCTCACTGGTGGTGGTCACCATGACGGCCTTTGTCTTCTCACGTTACCGCTTTCAAGGTAAACGCAACGTGTTGATGAGCATTTTGGTGTTGCAAATGTTTCCCGCTTTTTTATCGATGACGGCGATTTACATTCTGTTGTCAAAAATGGGCTTAATCGATACCTATATCGGCTTGCTATTCGTTTATGTCACAGGCTCTCTGCCATTTATGACTTGGCTGGTGAAAGGCTATTTTGATGCCATTCCCACTTCTCTAGATGAAGCGGCCAAAATCGATGGTGCTGGGCATATGACCATTTTCCTTGAGATCATTTTACCGCTGGCTAAACCAATTTTAGTGTTTGTTGCTTTGGTCTCTTTTACCGGGCCTTGGATGGATTTTATCCTGCCGACGCTAATTTTACGCAGCGAAGAGAAGATGACTCTCGCTATCGGCATCTTCAGTTGGATCACATCCAACTCAGCGGAAAACTTCACTCTCTTCGCCGCAGGCTCGTTACTGGTCGCAGTGCCGATCACTCTATTGTTTGTTATCACACAAAAACACATCACCACTGGCTTAGTCAGTGGCGCAGTAAAAGAATAA